The Puntigrus tetrazona isolate hp1 chromosome 16, ASM1883169v1, whole genome shotgun sequence genome includes a region encoding these proteins:
- the LOC122360258 gene encoding cytochrome b5 reductase 4 encodes MLKEDEEDFEEDEKDYRAANRGNISAVLSVISSVVSGFLRNWVCLKASEMLNVPSQSFPAAGSQQRVAPTGQSRSKVALKPGHSLLDWIRLTKSGRDLTGLRGRLIEVTEEELKKHNTRNDCWTCIRGMVYNVSAYMDFHPGGEEELMRAAGIDSTDLFDQVHRWVNYESMLKECLVGRMAVKPNPALQAQTEKTESTNMNGLSVPPPLRQEPLPTPLPAKDHRPRYDWFQTDGTVNIVVYTKRKIPSAGCAVVDLQGDALRVEMLLGKMSYLLYWRLSTEVQGRVDVQTAHSVGKVQVCLHKSVKEKWTKVGQQLEHHDTFIQCKDRELFYRECVLVSKTDVTHDTQLLRLRLPPGSHMQVPVGRHVYLRTSLRGTDVVKPYTPVDQTLIPPSQPSAKMGSDLHLMIKIYPDGLLTSHLANLTNGSSLSVGGPEGTFTSRILRDVTHLFMLAAGTGFTPMARLVRLALQDLTSVRKTKMMFFNRQERDILWRSQLDELRSKEPRFEVEYVLSEPADSWAGRRGRIDFSMLQNFLEKPEDSKCLVCVCGPTGFTELAVQLAKQLDFSEEEIHIFQG; translated from the exons ATGCTAAAGGAAGATGAGGAGGACTTTGAGGAAGATGAGAAAGATTATAGAGCTGCAAACAGAGGGAACATTTCGGCTGTCCTTTCTGTCATATCCAGTGTTGTGTCTG GTTTTCTGAGGAACTGGGTTTGTTTGAAAGCGTCAGAGATGTTAAACGTACCGTCCCAGTCTTTTCCGGCCGCTGGATCTCAGCAGAGAGTCGCGCCAACCGGACAGTCCAGAAGCAAG GTGGCGCTAAAGCCAGGTCACAGTCTCCTTGACTGGATCCGACTGACCAAGAGCGGACGCGATTTGACCGGACTGAGAGGTCGATTGATTGAGGTGACAGAAGAGGAGCTGAAGAAACACAACACCAGAAACGACTGCTGGACCTGCATTAGAG GTATGGTCTATAATGTGAGTGCCTACATGGATTTTCACCCTGGTGGGGAGGAGGAGCTAATGAGGGCTGCTGGGATTGATAGCACTGACCTGTTTGACCAG GTCCATCGGTGGGTGAATTACGAGTCTATGCTGAAGGAGTGTCTGGTCGGGAGGATGGCAGTGAAGCCCAACCCTGCTCTTCAAG CTCAGACAGAGAAGACGGAAAGCACTAACATGAACG GCTTATCTGTTCCTCCACCTTTAAGACAGGAGCCTTTACCTACTCCTCTCCCCGCTAAAGATCATCGCCCTCG GTACGACTGGTTCCAGACAGATGGCACCGTCAACATCGTTGTTTACACCAAGCGAAAG ATACCCAGTGCCGGCTGTGCTGTGGTGGATCTACAGGGTGATGCTCTTCGGGTGGAGATGCTCTTAGGGAAGATGTCGTACCTTCTCTACTGGC GCTTGTCCACTGAAGTACAAGGACGTGTTGACG TTCAAACAGCCCACTCTGTTGGAAAAGTTCAGGTGTGTCTCCACAAATCTGTCAAAGAGAAGTGGACCAAAGTGGGACAGCAACTAGAACACCATGACACATTTATTCAGTGTAAAGATCGTG AGCTCTTCTACAGGGAATGCGTGTTGGTTTCGAAAACGGACGTCACGCACGACACGCAGCTCTTGCGCTTACGACTTCCACCGGGGTCACACATGCAAGTTCCCGTGGGAAGGCACGTCTACCTCAGAACCTCTCTCCGGG GTACAGATGTCGTGAAACCTTACACACCAGTGGATCAGACGCTAATACCTCCCTCACAACCTAGCGCTAAAATGGGCTCAGACTTGCATCTCATGATAAAGATCTATCCCGATGGACTGCTGACCTCACATCTCGCCAACCTCACTAATG GATCCTCTCTGTCGGTGGGCGGTCCAGAGGGAACCTTCACTTCGCGAATCCTGCGTGATGTCACCCATCTCTTCATGCTAGCGGCAGGCACGGGTTTCACGCCCATGGCTCGTCTCGTACGGCTGGCTCTTCAGGACCTCACGTCAGTCAG AAAAACCAAGATGATGTTCTTTAACCGTCAGGAGAGGGATATACTTTGGCGCTCTCAGCTGGATGAACTTCGTTCAAAAGAGCCAAG GTTCGAGGTGGAGTACGTTCTATCGGAGCCTGCAGACTCATGGGCCGGCAGGAGAGGGAGGATAGATTTTTCTATGCTGCAGAACTTCCTGGAGAAACCAGAAGACTCCAaatgtttagtgtgtgtgtgcggcccAACCGGATTCACAGAGTTAGCAGTGCA GTTGGCCAAACAGCTAGACTTCAGCGAAGAggaaattcacatttttcaggGCTGA
- the csf3r gene encoding granulocyte colony-stimulating factor receptor, with protein sequence MASIWIVLVLWIFVNSLIKVIQASSCATIHTPATLVLAGSPVSVSCSIDDDCPLTKGKNFHVAWKINKHFLPSNLSYQESNRTYGVIIPSLPEPDTFITCAVCEEENCLIVNGVQVKTGYLPSVPKNLSCSLNVTSNERLLCQWDPGQTNLPTNYTLRIFGVASKKVTSKKYFIPSKAHFFLIPRGSYALLSEVEINVTAVNVLGNSTSETLRLIPMETAIFDPPEITRIEEDVPGCLNYSWILAKAQQWLTTAISLEFRLKTVNGQQDKEMVLPFTKKHGSKINVCDLFHGTNYSATVRVTYNSSSKWSKWSKWSDPKTATTVMQAPTGGLETWLKVYNQSAELYWKPLENFRANGWNLFYTVESKKPKKTLCITQESHCFFSLIDEADKIYLRVTNAAGSLGHLEVPVYRNKGLGAVSNFSVHPESDTSVLIMWGGTPASLSVTGYVLEWRSLLEKAALSFTVMDKNISSTVITGLSPYEPYEMSIYPKYDKGIGSPHTLVAYSRQKAPESAPKLKVVFINSFVKLHWDEILLKDRNGIIRGYTVYIWNDMKNIKVIKTEETSIVLKDLQPVTNYEALLTVHTMGGSFNGSVVPLVTGHIGGIEMVLFVIPACIGLSLLVIIVVFAYFGKNERVKMCLWPIIPDPANSSIKRWTTADSMQGMPSFKEDKEPVLVYLSHFSLLDLDEKEPFKSDYVKENQWSHVIDGRNESHSSIQTSDRYDSEHDRDSVPYATVVFGGPYQNHSTCPPTYVRSESTQPLLGAEDPGSPPPYENLPPSGRASSKVQRFTTFPQNSPESEENEELWEEFPMLRSLEIRDTEHI encoded by the exons ATGGCATCCATCTGGATTGTGCTTGTGCTGTGGATATTTGTTAATTCCTTGATAAAAG TGATTCAAGCATCATCGTGTGCTACGATTCACACTCCTGCCACACTGGTGCTCGCTGGATCACCCGTGTCAGTGTCCTGCTCCATCGACGATGACTGCCCGCTGACCAAAGGAAAAAACTTTCATGTGGCGTGGAAAATTAACAAGCATTTTCTACCCAGCAATCTCTCCTATCAGGAGAGCAACAGGACGTATGGGGTAATCATCCCTAGTCTACCAGAACCGGACACATTCATCACTTGTGCTGTGTGTGAAGAGGAGAACTGCCTTATTGTCAACGGAGTGCAAGTGAAAACAGGAT atCTTCCATCCGTTCCTAAAAACCTAAGCTGCTCTTTGAATGTAACATCCAACGAAAGATTACTGTGTCAGTGGGATCCTGGTCAGACAAATCTTCCTACAAACTATACGCTTCGCATATTTGG GGTCGCGTCAAAAAAGGTTACATCTAAGAAATATTTCATTCCATCTAAAGCACATTTCTTCTTGATTCCACGGGGATCTTATGCTTTATTATCAGAGGTGGAGATAAATGTGACAGCAGTGAATGTCTTAGGAAACTCCACCTCTGAAACCCTGAGGCTGATACCAATGGAAACAg CAATATTCGACCCTCCTGAGATAACCAGGATTGAAGAAGATGTGCCGGGCTGCTTAAATTATAGTTGGATTCTTGCAAAAGCTCAGCAATGGTTGACGACTGCCATCAGTTTAGAGTTCAGACTGAAAACAGTAAATGGCCAGCAAGACAAAGAGATG GTTTTGCCCTTCACGAAAAAACATGGAagcaaaattaatgtttgtgaCCTTTTTCACGGGACAAATTACAGCGCCACAGTGCGAGTGACGTATAATTCATCGAGTAAATGGAGTAAATGGAGTAAATGGAGTGATCCGAAAACAGCCACCACAGTTATGCAGG ctccaACTGGCGGCCTGGAAACATGGCTTAAAGTGTATAATCAGAGTGCAGAGCTATACTGGAAG CCCTTAGAAAATTTTCGTGCCAACGGCTGGAATTTGTTCTACACTGTCGAatcaaagaaaccaaaaaagaCTTTGTGTATTACACAAGAAAGCCACTGCTTTTTCAGTCTCATCGATGAGGCCGACAAGATTTACCTGAGAGTTACTAATGCAGCAGGGAGCTTGGGTCATCTAGAAGTACCAGTGTATCGGAACAAAG GACTGGGCGCTGTCTCTAATTTCAGTGTTCACCCCGAGTCAGACACATCTGTGCTGATCATGTGGGGGGGAACACCGGCGTCCCTCAGTGTCACAGGATACGTGCTTGAGTGGAGATCTTTACTTGAGAAGGCAGCCCTGTCCTTCACTGTGATGGACAAAAACATCTCAAGTACTGTAATAACAG GGTTGAGTCCTTACGAACCCTATGAGATGTCTATTTATCCCAAATATGATAAAGGGATTGGAAGTCCACACACATTAGTGGCATACAGCAGACAGAAAG CACCAGAGTCGGCCCCAAAGTTGAAAGTGGTTTTCATTAATTCGTTTGTCAAACTACACTGGGATGAAATCCTCCTTAAAGACAGAAATGGAATCATTCGAGGATATACCGTTTacatttggaatgacatgaagaataTTAAAG TTATAAAGACTGAAGAGACCAGCATTGTGTTGAAAGATCTGCAACCGGTGACTAATTATGAAGCCCTTTTGACAGTTCATACGATGGGAGGAAGTTTTAATGGATCGGTTGTGCCCCTAGTAACTGGACATATtg gtggAATTGAAATGGTCTTGTTTGTTATCCCAGCGTGCATTGGGTTATCGCTTCTCGTCATCATTGTTGTGTTCGcctattttggaaaaaatgaacG ggtgaaaatgtgtttgtggcCCATAATTCCCGATCCTGCCAACAGCAGCATTAAGAGGTGGACCACCGCTGATTCAATGCAG GGCATGCCTTCCTTTAAAGAAGACAAGGAGCCCGTGCTGGTGTATCTGTCCCACTTCAGTCTTCTCGATCTGGACGAGAAAGAGCCGTTCAAGAGCGACTATGTCAAGGAGAACCAGTGGTCACACGTCATCGACGGTCGTAATGAGAGTCATTCCTCAATCCAGACCTCCGACAGATACGACTCGGAGCACGACAGGGATTCTGTCCCTTACGCCACAGTTGTTTTCGGTGGTCCGTATCAAAACCATTCCACCTGTCCTCCAACCTACGTTCGCTCCGAGTCCACGCAGCCTCTGTTAGGAGCGGAAGACCCCGGCAGCCCCCCGCCGTATGAGAACCTGCCACCAAGCGGCAGGGCTTCATCCAAAGTACAACGCTTCACCACCTTCCCTCAGAATTCCCCTGAGAGTGAGGAGAACGAAGAACTTTGGGAAGAATTTCCGATGCTCAGATCTTTAGAGATCAGGGATACCGAACACATCTAA